A genomic region of Capnocytophaga canimorsus contains the following coding sequences:
- the rplI gene encoding 50S ribosomal protein L9 encodes MEIILKQDVQNLGFKDDIVNVRNGYGRNYLIPQGFAILATPSAKKVLAENLKQRAHKEQHVINEAKKVAQALATLEIKIAAKVGSGDKLFGSINNADLAQELAKAGHEIDKKYIVIAGNTLKRAGKYNASVRLHREVTVDLPFEIVAEVEK; translated from the coding sequence ATGGAAATTATATTAAAACAAGACGTTCAAAACTTAGGTTTTAAAGATGATATCGTAAACGTTAGAAATGGTTACGGACGCAACTATTTAATTCCTCAAGGATTTGCAATTTTAGCTACTCCTTCTGCAAAAAAGGTATTGGCTGAAAATCTAAAACAAAGAGCTCACAAAGAGCAACACGTTATCAATGAAGCTAAAAAAGTAGCACAAGCGTTGGCTACTTTAGAAATTAAAATAGCTGCAAAAGTAGGATCTGGAGACAAATTATTCGGTTCTATAAACAATGCCGATTTAGCGCAAGAATTAGCTAAAGCAGGTCACGAAATTGATAAAAAATACATTGTTATTGCTGGTAATACACTAAAAAGAGCTGGAAAATATAACGCTTCAGTTCGTTTGCACCGCGAAGTTACAGTTGACCTTCCATTTGAAATCGTTGCTGAGGTAGAAAAATAA
- the rpsF gene encoding 30S ribosomal protein S6, with translation MNHYETVFILNPVLSEAQIKEAVEKFENFLTAKGAEFVSKENWGLKKLAYPIQNKKSGFYHLFEFKVAGEVIDSFELEFRRDERIMRYLTVKLDKHAIAWAEKRRAKLNSKKA, from the coding sequence ATGAATCATTACGAAACTGTTTTCATTTTGAATCCCGTTTTATCTGAAGCACAGATAAAGGAAGCAGTAGAGAAATTTGAGAATTTCCTAACGGCTAAGGGTGCAGAATTTGTATCAAAAGAAAATTGGGGCTTGAAAAAATTGGCTTACCCCATTCAAAACAAAAAAAGCGGATTTTATCACCTATTTGAATTCAAAGTTGCTGGTGAGGTAATTGACTCTTTTGAGTTGGAATTCCGTCGTGACGAGCGCATTATGCGTTATTTGACTGTAAAATTAGACAAACACGCCATTGCGTGGGCAGAGAAAAGAAGAGCAAAGTTAAACAGTAAAAAAGCCTAA
- the dnaJ gene encoding molecular chaperone DnaJ has protein sequence MKKDYYEILEVEKSASAAEIKKAYRKQAIKYHPDKNPGDKQAEENFKLAAEAYEVLSDENKRAQYDRFGHAAFEQGGGGAHYSSMEDIFSQFGDIFGGHFSGFGGFGGFSGGSARRGRVRGGDLRIRVKVTLEDIVKGADKKIKVKRKVQAEGVTYKNCPSCSGSGQVVREVNTMLGRMQTSTTCSTCSGAGQVIDKRPENSDAQGLKTIEETISVKIPAGVMEGVQLKVSGKGNEAPGSSSIAGDLLVVIEEQEHETLKREGENLHYDLYISFPEAVLGVSKEIDTIGGKVRIKLEEGIQSGKILRLRNKGIPSLNSYGTGDLLIHVNVWTPKNLNDKQKEFFREMLNDEHFVPKPEKTEKSFFEKVKDMFS, from the coding sequence ATGAAAAAAGATTATTACGAAATATTAGAGGTTGAAAAATCGGCTTCAGCGGCTGAAATCAAAAAAGCATATCGCAAACAAGCCATAAAATATCATCCTGACAAAAATCCTGGAGACAAACAAGCTGAAGAGAATTTCAAATTGGCAGCCGAGGCTTATGAAGTACTCAGCGACGAAAACAAACGTGCTCAGTATGACCGATTTGGACACGCTGCTTTTGAGCAAGGAGGAGGTGGCGCACATTATTCCTCAATGGAGGATATTTTCAGCCAATTTGGTGATATTTTCGGCGGACATTTTTCAGGCTTTGGGGGTTTTGGCGGCTTCAGTGGTGGTAGTGCTCGAAGAGGTAGGGTACGCGGAGGTGATTTACGTATTCGCGTAAAAGTTACCCTGGAAGACATTGTTAAAGGAGCTGATAAAAAAATTAAAGTAAAACGTAAAGTTCAGGCCGAAGGGGTAACGTACAAAAATTGTCCGTCTTGTTCAGGCTCGGGGCAAGTGGTACGTGAGGTCAACACAATGCTAGGAAGAATGCAAACTTCAACAACCTGCTCAACCTGCTCGGGGGCTGGGCAAGTTATTGACAAACGCCCCGAAAACTCCGATGCCCAAGGGTTAAAAACTATTGAAGAAACTATTTCAGTAAAAATCCCTGCTGGAGTAATGGAGGGGGTACAGCTTAAAGTTTCTGGAAAAGGGAATGAGGCTCCAGGGAGCAGCAGCATCGCCGGAGACCTTCTGGTGGTCATTGAGGAGCAAGAGCACGAAACCCTAAAAAGAGAAGGAGAGAATCTGCATTACGATTTGTATATCAGTTTTCCAGAAGCCGTTTTAGGGGTTTCTAAGGAGATTGACACCATAGGAGGAAAGGTGCGTATCAAATTAGAAGAGGGTATCCAATCAGGAAAAATTTTAAGATTACGCAATAAGGGTATTCCTAGTTTAAATAGTTATGGCACAGGGGATTTACTCATACACGTAAACGTATGGACTCCTAAAAATTTGAATGATAAACAAAAGGAATTTTTCAGAGAAATGCTTAATGATGAACATTTCGTGCCGAAACCCGAAAAAACAGAAAAGTCTTTCTTTGAGAAGGTTAAAGATATGTTTTCTTAA
- the tamL gene encoding translocation and assembly module lipoprotein TamL, producing MKSRFKIYCFLVIVTSLVACNATKRVPENTHLLTKVTVFENDTKTEDAKVTNFIQQQPNGNILGVPFGLYIYNLGKENPEKKFEKWLERHPKWHRFLNGLLSEKQVGRLKESFLVSGIHNQLKSIGDAPVILDSSQTKTSVKYLKAYYKSIGYFNAKTTDTTILNPRNKKKTAHVSYHIETGPRYTIDSLSTSIASTQIDSLYQLHKKESTLQIGAPYQLSDFSKERSRLNELFRNNGFYTFQQSSINFDIKRDTLIANNDQKINVTTTISNLIERDGDIVTEKPYVVHNLNKIRIFPDHDFSVDIATLDTLHYKNTIIYYKDKLRYRPSMLVMASALRKGDIYSDEKRSLTYKQINNLRIFKYPNIEYKYAANDTLQKTLDANIYLVPLDKFSFKINADINRSDIQDFGIRFGTSFISRNVFRGGESFELNLQGAFGSQQDAADNHKFFNISEVGGDIRLNIPRIWFFTNVEKIIPYSMTPQTTLVFGVNHQNNIGLDKRNFNGAFRYVWNPSKNRSIFEVANVQYVRNLNANNFFNVYKSTYNRLNDIAKKYTINSAYLDTKGNLTPEQGTVAFMDDVLNNTLSVSEPDFNNVLSIAERRYRLIRNDFILSSSFTYIFNQKSQFFEKDFSQFRIKLESAGGLLNLFSNTLKKQTQPNEKKSFLGVEYAQFIKTELDFIKHWPIGSQSSLAFRSFFGIAIPYGNSDNVPFSQSYFAGGSNDNRGWRAYDLGPGSSGSVLDFNEANMKATLNLEYRFPIVGALKGAIFTDVGNIWNVFDNTQIEGAKFDSFGSLKDVGFSTGLGIRYDLGFFVLRLDVGNKTYNPALPIGERWISKLSMGNFVYNFGINYPF from the coding sequence GTGAAATCTCGTTTTAAAATATATTGCTTTTTAGTTATTGTTACTTCGTTAGTGGCTTGTAATGCAACCAAACGAGTACCAGAAAACACGCATTTGCTTACTAAAGTCACGGTTTTCGAAAACGACACGAAAACCGAAGACGCAAAGGTAACCAATTTTATACAACAACAACCTAATGGTAACATTTTAGGCGTTCCTTTCGGATTGTACATTTATAATTTAGGAAAAGAAAATCCAGAAAAAAAATTCGAAAAATGGTTAGAACGCCATCCTAAATGGCATCGTTTTCTAAATGGACTTCTTTCTGAAAAGCAAGTTGGTCGTTTAAAAGAATCTTTTTTAGTTTCGGGCATTCATAATCAACTCAAAAGTATTGGTGATGCTCCAGTGATTTTGGATAGTAGCCAGACCAAAACATCTGTAAAATATTTAAAGGCTTACTACAAAAGTATCGGGTATTTTAATGCAAAAACCACCGACACCACCATTTTAAATCCTCGAAATAAGAAGAAAACAGCTCACGTTTCTTATCATATCGAAACGGGACCTCGTTATACCATTGATAGTTTAAGCACTTCAATAGCTTCAACTCAAATTGACTCTCTGTATCAATTACATAAAAAAGAAAGTACCCTTCAAATAGGCGCTCCTTACCAACTTTCTGATTTTAGCAAAGAAAGGTCGCGACTAAATGAACTTTTCCGAAATAACGGATTTTACACCTTTCAACAAAGCTCTATCAATTTTGATATTAAAAGAGATACTTTAATTGCAAATAACGACCAAAAGATAAATGTGACCACCACCATCAGCAATCTCATTGAGAGAGACGGTGATATTGTCACCGAGAAGCCTTATGTTGTGCATAATCTTAACAAAATACGTATTTTCCCCGACCACGATTTTTCAGTGGATATTGCTACTTTGGATACGCTTCACTACAAAAATACTATTATCTATTACAAAGACAAACTTCGGTATCGTCCTTCAATGCTCGTTATGGCATCAGCTCTGCGTAAGGGCGATATTTATTCGGATGAAAAAAGAAGCTTAACTTACAAACAAATCAATAACTTACGAATCTTTAAATATCCCAATATTGAATACAAATATGCCGCTAATGATACCTTACAGAAAACCTTAGATGCTAACATTTATTTAGTACCCTTAGATAAATTTTCATTTAAGATAAATGCAGACATCAATCGTTCTGATATTCAAGATTTTGGAATCAGATTTGGAACATCTTTCATCAGTAGAAATGTATTCCGAGGAGGAGAATCCTTTGAGCTAAACCTACAAGGAGCATTCGGTTCACAGCAAGATGCTGCCGATAATCACAAATTTTTTAACATTTCAGAAGTAGGCGGAGATATTCGTTTGAACATTCCACGAATATGGTTTTTTACCAATGTTGAAAAAATCATTCCGTATTCAATGACCCCACAAACTACCTTAGTTTTCGGGGTAAATCACCAAAATAACATTGGGCTTGATAAACGTAACTTTAACGGAGCTTTTCGTTATGTATGGAACCCAAGTAAAAACCGAAGTATCTTTGAAGTAGCTAATGTGCAATATGTTCGCAACCTAAATGCAAACAATTTCTTCAATGTATATAAAAGTACATACAATAGGCTCAATGATATTGCTAAAAAATACACCATCAATTCAGCTTATTTAGACACTAAAGGAAACCTTACTCCAGAGCAAGGAACTGTTGCCTTTATGGACGATGTGCTTAACAATACACTTTCGGTAAGTGAACCCGACTTTAATAATGTGTTGAGCATTGCCGAAAGGCGATATCGTCTAATACGTAATGATTTTATCCTATCAAGCAGTTTTACTTACATTTTTAACCAGAAATCTCAATTTTTTGAGAAAGATTTCTCACAATTCCGCATCAAATTGGAGTCGGCAGGAGGATTACTCAACTTATTTTCCAACACGTTAAAAAAGCAAACCCAACCCAACGAAAAAAAATCATTCTTAGGGGTTGAGTATGCTCAATTTATAAAAACGGAGCTCGATTTTATAAAACATTGGCCTATTGGTAGTCAAAGTAGCTTGGCTTTTCGTAGCTTCTTCGGTATTGCCATTCCTTACGGAAATTCAGACAATGTTCCTTTCTCGCAAAGCTATTTCGCTGGAGGCTCTAACGATAACAGAGGCTGGAGAGCTTATGATTTAGGGCCTGGTAGTAGCGGTTCTGTTCTAGATTTTAATGAAGCAAATATGAAAGCGACTCTCAATTTAGAATATCGCTTTCCTATTGTTGGGGCACTTAAAGGCGCGATTTTTACTGATGTAGGTAACATTTGGAACGTTTTTGACAACACCCAAATAGAAGGCGCTAAATTCGATAGTTTTGGCTCTCTTAAAGATGTAGGTTTTAGCACTGGGCTAGGAATACGCTACGATTTAGGCTTTTTCGTTTTGCGTTTGGATGTA
- a CDS encoding RNA methyltransferase: protein MVSKNQAKLIQKLQQKKYRLALGMFIVEGKKSILEFIKSGWQSEMIFVTHLFSELLPKAKTIVVQQETLQKYSLLKNPDEGLAVFRIQQVTPLQEEGLILALDDVRDPGNLGTIIRLCDWFGVKQLVCSTETVDCFNPKVVQATMGSLTRVQVHYLPLGDFLKNTQLPVYAAVMEGENVYQTQLKTDAVLLMGNEANGISQENLSFVTSKVTIPRFGVLQQAESLNVATATAILLSEFKRR from the coding sequence ATGGTAAGCAAAAATCAAGCAAAGTTAATTCAAAAATTACAGCAAAAAAAATACCGTTTGGCATTGGGTATGTTTATTGTAGAAGGGAAAAAAAGTATTTTGGAGTTTATTAAATCAGGTTGGCAGAGCGAAATGATTTTTGTAACTCATTTGTTTTCCGAATTATTGCCCAAAGCCAAAACCATTGTAGTTCAACAGGAAACGCTTCAGAAATATAGTTTACTTAAAAATCCCGATGAGGGTCTTGCCGTATTCAGAATTCAGCAGGTTACACCTTTGCAGGAAGAGGGACTTATTCTTGCCTTGGATGATGTGCGAGACCCAGGTAATTTGGGTACTATCATTCGGCTATGTGATTGGTTTGGAGTTAAACAATTGGTTTGCAGTACTGAAACGGTAGATTGTTTTAATCCTAAGGTTGTACAAGCCACAATGGGGTCTTTAACACGAGTTCAAGTGCATTATCTTCCGCTGGGTGATTTTCTAAAAAACACCCAGCTCCCTGTATACGCAGCAGTTATGGAAGGTGAAAATGTGTACCAAACCCAATTAAAAACCGATGCCGTATTGTTGATGGGCAATGAAGCCAATGGGATTTCCCAAGAGAATTTATCTTTTGTTACTTCAAAAGTAACTATTCCTAGATTTGGCGTGTTACAACAAGCCGAAAGTTTGAATGTAGCGACTGCTACCGCTATTTTATTGAGCGAATTTAAACGACGTTAG
- a CDS encoding nucleotide exchange factor GrpE: MKQEDINSQEATNEAQTTTQAETTTEKTDNESENLSKEDTLNEELAKEKDRFLRLFAEFENYKKRTTKERLELFKTAGQDILSAMLPIIDDFDRALTQISKSEDKEMLKGVELIHSKFLNTLKSKGLEQVEAKAEDVFDSEIHEAVTQIPAPTENLKGKIIDVVEKGYKLGDKVIRYPKVVVGQ, translated from the coding sequence ATGAAACAAGAAGATATAAATTCGCAAGAAGCTACAAACGAAGCACAGACCACTACACAGGCGGAAACCACCACAGAAAAAACAGATAATGAAAGTGAAAACCTTTCTAAAGAAGATACTTTAAACGAGGAGTTGGCTAAAGAAAAAGACCGTTTTTTAAGACTTTTTGCTGAATTTGAAAACTATAAAAAACGAACCACCAAAGAGCGTTTGGAACTTTTTAAAACCGCAGGACAAGACATTTTGTCGGCAATGCTACCTATTATTGACGACTTTGACAGAGCACTAACTCAAATCTCAAAATCAGAAGACAAAGAAATGCTTAAAGGGGTAGAGCTTATCCATAGCAAATTCCTAAATACACTCAAAAGTAAAGGTTTGGAGCAAGTTGAAGCTAAAGCTGAAGATGTTTTTGATAGCGAAATTCACGAGGCAGTTACCCAAATTCCGGCACCTACTGAAAATCTGAAAGGAAAAATTATAGACGTAGTTGAAAAAGGATACAAATTGGGTGATAAAGTGATTCGTTACCCCAAAGTGGTAGTGGGTCAATAA
- a CDS encoding DUF1648 domain-containing protein produces the protein MNNNPKLKLNLTRTDRIIEFFGWILLLTIWIWVLISYKNLPDIIPTHYNASDVADGFGEKVNLLILPLLATVLFATLTLLNKFPHKFNYLVEITPENAYRQYVNATRMLRALKLVIVIVFGLVIFQTLQYKVIQKHHITQYFPPLTLMIIFVPIVYFIGKSFILEKKK, from the coding sequence ATGAATAACAATCCGAAATTAAAATTAAACCTTACACGAACCGATAGAATTATTGAGTTTTTCGGTTGGATTCTGCTCCTTACAATTTGGATTTGGGTGTTGATTAGTTATAAAAATCTACCTGATATTATTCCTACACACTACAATGCTTCGGACGTAGCCGATGGCTTTGGTGAGAAAGTAAATCTCCTGATTTTACCACTATTAGCAACCGTACTTTTTGCAACCCTAACCTTACTTAATAAATTTCCGCATAAATTTAACTATTTAGTAGAAATAACCCCAGAAAACGCATACCGCCAATATGTTAACGCTACTCGAATGCTAAGAGCTTTAAAGCTAGTAATTGTTATTGTATTTGGCTTAGTGATATTTCAAACTTTGCAATACAAGGTCATTCAAAAGCATCATATAACACAATATTTTCCACCACTAACACTAATGATAATATTTGTTCCGATAGTGTATTTTATTGGAAAATCATTTATTTTAGAAAAGAAAAAATAA
- a CDS encoding Cof-type HAD-IIB family hydrolase has translation MKLPKIIFSDIDGTLLNSDRDLSEKTIEQVKRVGQKIPFLLVSARMPKQMTHLQKKLSIENSPKICYNGALVLSGNNEVIRSVEIPNHFTRKLVEFNQSLSQKIHISLFHNDQWFVENYDQWAAREENNTQTQPQIRSNEQTLAQWESESIGAHKIMCMGEANLIDVVFNYMQEHFGKDLHLYRSKDTYIEISNMAVSKLTGIQQLMACEFPKLRLEDVMTFGDNYNDVEMTKAVGFGVAVANARPEVIAVANAITDHHKENGVANFLEKMTI, from the coding sequence ATGAAATTGCCTAAAATTATCTTTTCGGACATTGATGGAACGCTACTTAATTCTGACAGAGACCTCTCGGAAAAAACTATTGAGCAAGTAAAACGTGTGGGACAAAAAATTCCTTTTTTGTTAGTTTCGGCACGTATGCCCAAGCAAATGACTCATTTACAAAAAAAATTGAGCATTGAAAACTCTCCCAAGATTTGCTATAACGGAGCTTTAGTACTTTCGGGCAATAATGAGGTAATCCGCTCGGTTGAAATTCCGAATCATTTTACCCGAAAACTCGTCGAATTTAATCAATCTTTAAGTCAAAAAATTCATATCAGTTTATTTCATAATGACCAGTGGTTTGTTGAAAATTACGACCAATGGGCAGCTCGAGAAGAAAACAATACCCAAACACAGCCTCAAATACGCTCAAACGAGCAAACTCTCGCGCAATGGGAAAGTGAAAGCATTGGGGCACACAAAATTATGTGTATGGGTGAGGCAAATCTTATTGATGTTGTTTTCAACTATATGCAAGAACATTTTGGAAAAGATTTACATCTTTACCGCTCAAAAGATACTTATATTGAAATTTCAAATATGGCAGTTTCAAAACTAACGGGCATACAACAACTTATGGCTTGTGAATTTCCTAAACTTAGGCTTGAAGATGTGATGACTTTTGGAGATAATTATAACGATGTGGAAATGACAAAAGCTGTCGGCTTTGGTGTAGCTGTTGCTAATGCTCGTCCTGAGGTAATTGCCGTTGCTAATGCCATTACTGACCATCACAAAGAAAATGGAGTGGCTAACTTTTTAGAAAAAATGACAATTTGA
- the rpsR gene encoding 30S ribosomal protein S18 has translation MSIEQQAKGKKDGEIRYLTPLNIDTSKQKKYCRFKKSGIKYIDYKDADFLLKFVNEQGKLLPRRLTGTSLKYQRKVATAVKRARHLALMPYVADLLK, from the coding sequence ATGTCAATAGAACAACAAGCAAAAGGAAAAAAAGACGGAGAAATCAGATACTTAACTCCGCTTAATATTGATACTTCAAAACAAAAAAAATATTGCCGTTTCAAAAAATCAGGTATCAAATATATTGATTATAAAGATGCTGACTTTTTATTAAAATTCGTAAACGAACAAGGTAAATTGTTACCTCGCCGTTTAACTGGTACTTCATTGAAATACCAAAGAAAAGTAGCAACAGCGGTTAAAAGAGCGCGTCACTTGGCTTTGATGCCTTACGTAGCAGATTTATTAAAATAA